AACGGAAAGTTCGCCGAAAATACGCGCCATTTCCTTCTGCATGTCGCCATCCGGCGTTGCACCGGTAACAGGCGGCGAGACGGGTTCGGTCTTTGGCTTTTCCGCAGCAGCGGCGACTGCCTGTTCGCTATCGGCATCCTTGCTCTTGGCGATCTCCGCCTCAAGAAAGCTTTCGAAATCGCTGGCAAGGTCATCGGAAAATTTCGGCTCGGCGTTAGCGGAGACGACGGGCGGATTTTCAGGCTTTGGCGCAAAGGGCGCTGGCGCATCTTGCCCCGGTTTCAGGCCGGGTAGAACGCGCTCGCGCGCGGCATCCAGAAAATCTGCGGCATTCGTTTGGTCGATGACCGGTTCGCGCGCGGCAAAAACCGGCGGGGCAACAACCGTCGGCCGTTCTTCAGGAACCGTTGCCTGGACAGGCGGTGCGGGCGGCGCCGAGGGTAAAGGAGCCGGCGCGAAGGGATCAGGGCGGCGCTGTTCCGGTCGCTCGGCGGGCATGTCGAGCGATGCGGCGGCGAGAGGCAGAACAGCGGCGGCCGGTGCCGCAATGACCGATGCCGGTGGTGGCGCAGGACGAGTAGTATCCCTTTCCGGGGCGGCTGGTCTTACCGGTGCAACGGGCTCGCGTGCAGTCATGGGCGTGGATACCGGTTGCGGCGGCGTAGACGGACGTGGTGGCAGCGATGCGGCCGGTGCAGGGGTGGGTGCTGGACGAGCAGCCGGGGCGGGCGGTTCCGGCCGCTGCGGCTGCTTTACGGGTTCTTCCGGCAAGGAGGCTGGAGATGCCGCTGCGATTGGCTGCTGTGGCAAAGCTGGGCGGCTTTCGCGAGGGATCGGCGGTTCAGCCCTTTTTGGTTCGCTGTCCTGACGCGGCAGCGCCTTGAGTTCCGCTTCCTGCGGTTCGCGCACTTCCCTGACGATTGGGATCGCGCCGATACCACTCTCGATGACGATATCGGTTGGACCGCCTATCATGACAAGATGCTCGACATTGTCGCGGCGAACCAGCACCAGACGGCGCCGGGCGTCCACCGCCGTCGCATCGAGAACCTGCAAGCGCGGCTGCCGGTTGCGACCGCCACGGATAAACGGGGCCGCCCCGCCGCGCCTGCGCAGTATCCAGAGAACAATTGCCAGAACAAGCAGGGCTAGACCGACACCGACGACGGCGACGATGAGATTGTTTCCATAGGTGCCGATAAAATCTTCCATCATGGAGATCATCCCTTCAGATTTTTTCGTGCAATTAATATTGCCGTGGTTCTTATAATGTGAACGTCAAGCAGGAAAAGACGATTTTTTTAAGCGTGATACAAGGTTTATTCATTTCGTCCCCAGGATCGCTTCATAGGATCGTCTCGTCAGCCGGCCGTGCGCCTCCAAAGCGCCATATCTTTCCCTTCAATGCCGGGGAGCAATGAAGGTTGCAATTCTCTCTTCGAAGGAGCGATTGTAAATGCTTGCGAAATTGCTCGTTGACGGGTTTCCGGTAAGAGTTTTCATTTTTGTTGTTTTATTTGGATTGCCAGGATTTGTTTTTCCCGCTCGGGCCGAGACGGCGGATGACAAGGCGTCCGAAAATCCTGCGAACATGATCGAGTTCGTAAGAGACAATCCATCCTGTATCGATTTCACGGATGGATGCTCGGTTTGCACGGTAGCGGATGGCAATATCGTCTGCTCCGCGCCGCGCATTCAATGCCAGGTTAAAGCGCTGACCTGCAGTCGCAAAATAGGCTTCTGAGGCATTTGCGCCTCTTTAGGGCCGTTTCTCTGTGCGATTTTAAGCCTTTGTGGTGCAGCGGAGCTTTTTGACGGTCAAGCGAGTTGCTACAAGAAATTCTACTGCCCGATTCCGTTGAGGAAATAGGGCTGACCGAATGACGACCTGCAGGACTGCGAGGCCAAGATGACACGGGTGCGCGAGACAAGCGACAACGACCTTCCGCTGGTGGACAGGCGTGCCCGTTCCGGCACGGTTCTGCGGATTCTCCTGCTGGCGCTGGTGCTCATCGCCGCCGCCGCTGCTTTCGTCTATTTCAAGGATTCGCTGGAAAACGAAATCGTGCTCGGCATTCTCGGCGTGCTGGCGATGATGGGTATCTTTTTTCTGGTGTCGTCGATCATCGGTTTCATCGAGGTCATGCCGCAGTCGCAATCGGACGGGCTGGCCCGCCGTTTCCTGTCGGCACACCCAGACGGCACACTGATTACCGATGCCAAGGGGCATATGGTCTACGCCAACGCCACCTATTGCCGGATGAGCGGCACCACGAAGGCGAGCGATATCCAGAGCCTGGAGACGCTGCTCTCGCGCAGCCGGGAATCGACCGAAGCGCTCTATCGCCTCATCAATGTTTTGCGGGAGGGGCGTGACGGTTACGAGGAGTTCCGTCTGCTCAAGCCGCTCGGGGAGGCCACTTCCGGCGGGCCGCACTGGTACCGGCTGAAAGGTCGGGTGCTGAAGGATGCGGGAGGCGAGGCGCTGCACGTCTTCCAGATCGCCGACATCACGCCTGAGCGGGAAGATCAGGAACGCTTCTTCCGCGAATTGCAGAACGCCATCGACTATCTCGACCATGCGCCGGCCGGTTTCTTTTCC
This region of Agrobacterium tumefaciens genomic DNA includes:
- a CDS encoding flagellar biosynthetic protein FliO — protein: MISMMEDFIGTYGNNLIVAVVGVGLALLVLAIVLWILRRRGGAAPFIRGGRNRQPRLQVLDATAVDARRRLVLVRRDNVEHLVMIGGPTDIVIESGIGAIPIVREVREPQEAELKALPRQDSEPKRAEPPIPRESRPALPQQPIAAASPASLPEEPVKQPQRPEPPAPAARPAPTPAPAASLPPRPSTPPQPVSTPMTAREPVAPVRPAAPERDTTRPAPPPASVIAAPAAAVLPLAAASLDMPAERPEQRRPDPFAPAPLPSAPPAPPVQATVPEERPTVVAPPVFAAREPVIDQTNAADFLDAARERVLPGLKPGQDAPAPFAPKPENPPVVSANAEPKFSDDLASDFESFLEAEIAKSKDADSEQAVAAAAEKPKTEPVSPPVTGATPDGDMQKEMARIFGELSVTRDR